A single window of Nicotiana sylvestris chromosome 3, ASM39365v2, whole genome shotgun sequence DNA harbors:
- the LOC104249369 gene encoding HMG1/2-like protein gives MKGVKSKAGADSKLGVRKKATETKKAKKVVKDPNKPKRPPNAFFVFMEEFRKTYKEKHPNNKSVAAVSKAGGDAWKKLSDAEKAPYRAKAEKRKAEYQKNMDAYNRKQAGDAEEEESDKSKSEVHDDDKDDDGSEEEEEDD, from the coding sequence ATGAAAGGAGTTAAATCTAAGGCTGGAGCTGATTCCAAGCTTGGAGTAAGGAAGAAGGCTACGGAGACGAAGAAAGCGAAGAAAGTCGTGAAGGATCCAAACAAGCCTAAGAGGCCTCCAAATGCCTTCTTCGTTTTCATGGAGGAGTTTAGGAAGACGTACAAGGAAAAGCACCCAAACAACAAATCTGTTGCCGCTGTTAGTAAAGCTGGCGGAGACGCGTGGAAAAAATTGTCAGATGCTGAGAAAGCACCTTACCGGGCAAAGGCTGAGAAAAGAAAGGCTGAATACCAAAAGAACATGGATGCCTATAACAGAAAACAGGCTGGTGATGCAGAAGAGGAGGAATCAGACAAGTCAAAGTCTGAGGTTCATGATGATGACAAGGACGATGATGGAagcgaagaggaggaggaggatgatTAA